In Vibrio cyclitrophicus, one genomic interval encodes:
- a CDS encoding nitrate reductase, with amino-acid sequence MSEKRMTDSNNGWIKSTCAYCGVGCGIEARPTSLGKLEVRGDKDHPSNYGKLCTKGVALGDTVTPLGRLTQPAYIQNKQKQELDWNSATQLVADKFNQAIEEFGSDSVAFYVSGQLLTEDYYVANKLMKGFIGSGNIDSNSRLCMASTVVGHKRAFGADTVPVCYEDLEQADLVVITGSNLAWCHPVLFQRLRAAKQANPALKVIVIDPRYTDTCEIADIHLALESGSDVALFNGLLGYLDDNDKLDSDYIENHTQGFTESIRSATQYRYTESGWGDKSVPELTGLTEQQLKQFYSLFASNEKVLTIYSQGVNQSTQGCDKVNAIINCHLATGKIGKTGMGPFSVTGQPNAMGGREVGGLANTLAAHFEFGDPQSHQTVSEFWQTDTLATHAGLKAIDLFDAMNEGKIKAVWIMATNPVVSLPDSEKIKAALEKCPFVVVSDCIADTETTRLADVVLPAQGWSEKSGTVTNSERRISRQRRILPSPGEAKPDWWILKEVAQKMGFNEQFDYRHEGEIFKEYCEMTALGNETGKTRDLCLIGLTQLDEKGYGELTPQQWPVLEYQPEIIEQRMFTNGEFFTESGKAQFIAVEHDKPIADTSLEFPLIMNTGRIRDQWHTMSRTGLAAGLGEHTPEPFVAMHPDTVSELNLDEFGLDAFNHATINPVVKVRSAQGECQARLVVTKEMRREQVFMPIHWNAPTAKDSKPCDLILPHTDAASGQPEFKHTPVVVEPCGYRSEAALVSDKVMDCSGFDYWVRQRVEGGFLYRISSSKNPMELVIQLANTLDALPEPNAEAIKSLHYHGNKSFKNYGSAKLGQSGVKQAFVVNSKLDNESIDWLVECLTREADEEFEAEFLSTMAK; translated from the coding sequence TTGAGCGAGAAACGGATGACCGATTCAAACAACGGCTGGATAAAATCAACCTGTGCTTATTGTGGTGTAGGTTGTGGTATAGAAGCGAGACCGACATCGCTAGGAAAACTAGAAGTGCGTGGTGATAAAGATCATCCATCAAACTATGGGAAGCTATGCACTAAAGGGGTTGCGCTAGGCGACACCGTCACGCCTTTAGGTCGTCTTACACAGCCTGCTTATATTCAGAATAAACAAAAACAAGAGTTAGATTGGAACAGTGCCACTCAGTTAGTCGCAGATAAATTCAATCAAGCCATCGAAGAGTTTGGGTCCGATTCGGTTGCGTTCTATGTGTCTGGTCAACTGCTTACCGAAGACTATTATGTTGCCAATAAACTGATGAAAGGCTTCATTGGTAGTGGCAACATCGACAGTAATTCTAGGTTATGTATGGCTTCAACCGTGGTCGGGCATAAGCGAGCATTTGGCGCAGACACAGTACCGGTTTGCTACGAAGATCTCGAGCAAGCCGATTTAGTCGTGATTACAGGTTCCAACCTAGCATGGTGTCACCCGGTACTTTTCCAAAGATTAAGAGCCGCGAAACAAGCCAACCCTGCATTGAAAGTTATCGTCATCGACCCGCGTTATACCGACACCTGTGAAATTGCAGACATTCACTTGGCATTGGAATCTGGCTCAGACGTTGCACTGTTCAATGGTTTATTGGGCTATCTCGACGATAACGACAAGCTAGATTCAGACTACATAGAAAACCACACCCAAGGCTTTACTGAATCTATTCGATCTGCGACTCAATACCGTTATACCGAATCAGGCTGGGGTGACAAAAGCGTTCCTGAGCTCACAGGGTTAACAGAGCAGCAGCTAAAACAGTTCTACAGTTTGTTTGCATCGAACGAGAAGGTGCTGACCATTTACTCTCAAGGCGTGAACCAATCGACACAAGGGTGCGATAAGGTAAACGCCATTATTAACTGCCATTTAGCCACCGGTAAAATCGGTAAGACGGGCATGGGGCCATTTTCTGTAACGGGTCAGCCAAATGCGATGGGTGGACGTGAGGTGGGCGGTTTAGCTAATACTCTAGCGGCGCACTTTGAATTTGGTGACCCGCAATCACACCAAACCGTCAGCGAGTTCTGGCAAACCGACACCTTAGCCACACATGCAGGTTTAAAAGCGATTGACCTGTTCGATGCTATGAATGAAGGCAAAATCAAAGCGGTGTGGATCATGGCGACCAACCCAGTAGTGAGCTTGCCTGACAGCGAAAAGATTAAAGCGGCATTAGAGAAGTGCCCATTTGTGGTGGTATCTGATTGTATTGCCGATACGGAAACCACTCGCTTGGCTGATGTGGTACTGCCCGCGCAAGGGTGGAGCGAGAAGTCGGGCACCGTGACTAACTCTGAGCGCCGCATCTCACGTCAGCGCCGTATATTACCAAGCCCAGGCGAAGCCAAACCTGATTGGTGGATATTAAAAGAAGTCGCGCAAAAAATGGGATTCAATGAACAGTTTGATTACCGCCACGAAGGAGAGATCTTCAAAGAGTATTGCGAGATGACAGCACTCGGCAATGAAACAGGTAAAACGCGCGACTTGTGCTTAATTGGACTCACGCAACTGGATGAGAAAGGCTATGGCGAACTCACTCCGCAGCAATGGCCAGTATTAGAGTATCAACCAGAGATCATTGAGCAGCGCATGTTCACCAATGGCGAGTTCTTTACTGAATCAGGCAAAGCGCAGTTTATCGCAGTTGAGCACGACAAGCCGATTGCCGATACCAGCCTTGAATTCCCACTTATCATGAACACAGGTCGAATCCGAGACCAATGGCACACCATGAGCCGCACAGGCTTAGCGGCAGGCTTGGGTGAACACACGCCAGAGCCTTTTGTTGCCATGCACCCAGATACGGTTTCAGAACTGAACTTGGATGAATTCGGGCTAGATGCCTTCAACCACGCCACCATTAATCCAGTGGTGAAAGTGCGCAGCGCACAAGGGGAGTGCCAAGCCCGCTTAGTGGTGACCAAAGAGATGCGCCGCGAACAAGTCTTCATGCCTATCCATTGGAATGCCCCGACCGCCAAAGACAGTAAACCATGTGACCTGATCCTACCTCATACCGATGCAGCCTCTGGTCAGCCAGAATTCAAACACACACCTGTAGTGGTTGAGCCGTGTGGCTATCGCAGCGAAGCTGCATTGGTCAGTGACAAAGTGATGGATTGCAGCGGCTTTGATTATTGGGTGCGCCAAAGAGTCGAGGGCGGCTTTCTGTATCGTATCTCATCGTCCAAGAACCCAATGGAGTTGGTGATTCAGCTTGCCAATACCCTTGATGCCTTGCCAGAACCTAACGCGGAGGCGATCAAGTCACTTCATTACCACGGCAATAAATCCTTCAAGAACTACGGCTCTGCCAAGCTGGGTCAGTCTGGCGTAAAGCAAGCCTTCGTGGTGAACAGTAAGCTCGATAATGAAAGCATCGACTGGCTGGTGGAATGCTTAACCCGAGAAGCCGATGAAGAGTTCGAAGCCGAGTTTTTGAGTACCATGGCGAAGTAG